Proteins encoded within one genomic window of Streptomyces taklimakanensis:
- a CDS encoding NUDIX hydrolase, translated as MGDSRTVRAAGCVLWRRSASVEEGIEIALVHRPKWDDWSHPKGKLRKGESALAAAVREVREETGMSCRPGAVLPTVRYEVEGVPKEVRYWAAEATGGAFTPNDEVDRLLWLSPGRARRRLTREHDRRLVDALAAVLPLA; from the coding sequence ATGGGGGATTCCCGGACGGTCCGGGCGGCGGGCTGTGTGCTGTGGCGCCGCTCGGCCTCGGTGGAGGAGGGCATCGAGATCGCCCTCGTGCACCGACCGAAGTGGGACGACTGGTCCCACCCCAAGGGCAAGCTCAGGAAGGGCGAGAGCGCCCTGGCGGCGGCGGTGCGGGAGGTGCGCGAGGAGACCGGCATGTCCTGCCGTCCGGGCGCGGTGCTCCCCACCGTGCGGTACGAGGTCGAGGGCGTGCCCAAGGAGGTGCGCTACTGGGCCGCCGAGGCGACCGGTGGCGCGTTCACGCCCAACGACGAGGTGGACCGGCTGCTGTGGCTCTCCCCCGGCCGGGCCCGGCGCCGGCTCACCCGGGAGCACGACCGTCGGTTGGTGGACGCGCTGGCGGCCGTCCTGCCCCTGGCCTGA
- a CDS encoding DUF397 domain-containing protein — MPLKPSAGDGSALEWIKSSHSSNDGPDCVEVATASDAVHVRDSKHARGPRLAFVPDAWSRFLAHTAGR, encoded by the coding sequence ATGCCGCTCAAGCCCTCGGCCGGAGACGGTTCCGCGCTGGAGTGGATCAAGAGCAGCCACAGCAGCAACGACGGTCCCGACTGCGTCGAGGTCGCCACCGCCTCCGACGCCGTCCACGTCCGCGACTCCAAACACGCCCGGGGCCCCCGGCTCGCCTTCGTGCCGGACGCCTGGAGCCGCTTCCTCGCCCACACCGCCGGCCGCTGA
- a CDS encoding YbjN domain-containing protein, with the protein MPIGDSDNSGAEAPTGRATSTAAARAAIEQALRDAELTWESPSDGHYVVTLPGTRKLSTTCSLIVGRHSLSVNAFVIRRPDENHAEVHRRLLERNTRLYGVGYALDQLGDVYLTGKLPLAAVTPEEVDRLLGSVLENADGAFNTLLEMGFASAIRKEHAWRTSRGESTRNLEAFDHLLRDE; encoded by the coding sequence ATGCCCATCGGTGACAGTGACAACAGCGGTGCCGAAGCCCCCACCGGCCGCGCCACGTCGACCGCCGCCGCGAGGGCGGCGATCGAGCAGGCGCTGCGCGACGCGGAACTGACGTGGGAGAGCCCGTCCGACGGCCATTACGTCGTCACCCTGCCGGGCACCCGCAAACTCTCCACCACCTGTTCGCTGATCGTCGGCAGGCACTCCCTGTCCGTCAACGCGTTCGTCATCCGACGCCCCGACGAGAACCACGCCGAGGTCCACCGCCGGCTGCTGGAGCGCAACACCCGGCTGTACGGGGTGGGATACGCCCTCGACCAGCTCGGCGACGTCTACCTGACGGGGAAACTGCCGCTGGCCGCCGTCACCCCCGAGGAGGTGGACCGGCTGCTCGGGTCCGTCCTGGAGAACGCCGACGGAGCGTTCAACACGCTGCTGGAGATGGGGTTCGCCTCGGCGATCCGCAAGGAGCACGCCTGGCGCACCTCCCGCGGCGAGTCCACGCGCAACCTGGAGGCCTTCGACCACCTGCTGCGCGACGAGTGA
- a CDS encoding Hsp20/alpha crystallin family protein: MLMRTDPFRELDRLTEQLLGTAARPVGMPMDAYRSGDEVVVHFDLPGVDPESVDLDIERNVLTVTAERAWSGPEDAERIAAERPTGRFSRQLFLGDTLDTERIDASYEAGVLTLRIPVAEQAKPRKIQISGGDRKKEITG, translated from the coding sequence ATGCTGATGCGCACCGATCCGTTCCGTGAACTCGACCGTCTCACCGAGCAGCTTCTGGGCACGGCCGCCCGCCCCGTCGGGATGCCGATGGACGCCTACCGCTCCGGTGACGAGGTCGTCGTCCACTTCGACCTCCCGGGCGTGGATCCCGAGAGCGTCGACCTGGACATCGAGCGCAACGTCCTGACCGTCACCGCCGAGCGGGCCTGGTCCGGCCCCGAGGACGCCGAGCGGATCGCCGCCGAGCGCCCCACCGGTCGGTTCAGTCGCCAGCTCTTCCTGGGTGACACCCTCGACACCGAGCGGATCGACGCCTCCTACGAGGCCGGTGTCCTGACGCTGCGCATCCCGGTGGCCGAACAGGCCAAGCCGCGCAAGATCCAGATCAGCGGAGGCGACCGGAAGAAGGAGATCACCGGCTGA
- a CDS encoding RNA degradosome polyphosphate kinase encodes MSQPAQPPVGSIAASRPHATAAPEHELEPGLDSDVDTYPEGEGPEAADDELPQGRFLDRERSWLAFNERVLELAEDPSTPLLERANFLAIFAGNLDEFFMVRVAGLKRRIATGVATRSASGLQPREVLDLIWTRSRELMARHAACFQQDVLPALAGEGVHLVRWPDLTEKEQGRLFTLFRQQIYPVLTPLAVDPAHPFPYISGLSLNLAVVVRNPVSGHHHFARVKVPPLLSRFLEASPQRYVPVEDVIAAHLEELFPGMEVLAHHMFRVTRNEDLEVEEDDTENILQALEKELMRRRFGPPVRLEVEESIDPYVLDLLVRELKVSEAEVYPLPGPLDLTGLFAIAALDRPELKYRKFVAGTHRDLAEVESASAPDVFGALRERDVLLHHPYDSFSTSVQRFLEQAAADPDVLAIKQTLYRTSGDSPIVDALIDAAEAGKQVLVLVEIKARFDEQANIKWARKLEEAGCHVVYGLVGLKTHCKLSLVVRQEGDTLRRYSHVGTGNYHPKTARLYEDLGLLTADPEVGADLSDLFNRLSGYSRRTSYRRLLVAPSSLRDGLVQRINREIVHHRAGRPAHVRFKVNSIVDEAVIDALYRASRAGVPVDLWVRGICAVRPGVPGLSENIRVRSVLGRFLEHSRIFVFCNGDDPEVWIGSADMMHRNLDRRIEALVRVTDPGHRVALSRLLETGTADTTASWHLGPDGDWTRHADDAEGRPLRNIQEMLIDARRRRRVPTT; translated from the coding sequence ATGAGCCAGCCTGCCCAGCCCCCCGTCGGTTCCATCGCCGCCTCCCGCCCCCACGCCACGGCCGCGCCCGAGCACGAGCTGGAACCGGGCCTCGACTCCGACGTCGACACCTATCCGGAGGGCGAGGGCCCCGAGGCCGCCGACGACGAGCTGCCGCAGGGACGTTTCCTCGACCGCGAGCGGAGCTGGCTGGCGTTCAACGAACGGGTCCTGGAACTGGCGGAGGATCCCTCCACACCGCTGTTGGAACGGGCCAACTTCCTGGCGATCTTCGCCGGCAACCTGGACGAGTTCTTCATGGTGCGCGTCGCCGGGCTCAAGCGTCGCATCGCCACCGGTGTGGCCACCCGCTCCGCCTCCGGTCTCCAGCCCCGCGAGGTGCTGGACCTGATCTGGACCCGCTCCCGGGAGCTCATGGCCCGGCACGCCGCGTGCTTCCAGCAGGACGTGCTGCCCGCCCTGGCCGGCGAGGGCGTCCACCTCGTCCGCTGGCCGGATCTGACCGAGAAGGAGCAGGGCCGTCTCTTCACCCTGTTCCGGCAGCAGATCTACCCCGTGCTGACCCCGCTGGCGGTGGACCCGGCCCACCCCTTCCCCTACATCTCCGGTCTCTCCCTGAACCTCGCCGTGGTGGTGCGCAACCCGGTCAGCGGCCACCACCACTTCGCCCGTGTGAAGGTGCCGCCGCTGCTCTCCCGCTTCCTGGAGGCCTCCCCGCAGCGCTACGTGCCCGTCGAGGACGTGATCGCCGCCCACCTGGAGGAGCTGTTCCCCGGGATGGAGGTCCTCGCCCACCACATGTTCCGCGTCACCCGGAACGAGGACCTGGAGGTCGAGGAGGACGACACCGAGAACATCCTCCAGGCCCTGGAGAAGGAGCTGATGCGGCGCCGCTTCGGCCCGCCGGTGCGGCTGGAGGTCGAGGAGAGCATCGACCCGTACGTGCTGGACCTGCTGGTGCGGGAGTTGAAGGTCTCCGAGGCCGAGGTCTACCCGCTGCCCGGTCCGCTGGACCTCACCGGTCTGTTCGCGATCGCCGCGCTGGACCGGCCGGAGCTGAAGTACCGCAAGTTCGTCGCCGGCACCCACCGCGACCTGGCCGAGGTCGAGTCCGCGTCCGCGCCCGACGTCTTCGGGGCCCTGCGCGAGCGCGACGTGCTGCTGCACCACCCGTACGACTCGTTCTCCACCTCCGTGCAGCGCTTCCTGGAGCAGGCCGCCGCCGATCCGGACGTGTTGGCGATCAAGCAGACGCTGTACCGGACCTCCGGCGACTCCCCGATCGTGGACGCGCTGATAGACGCGGCCGAGGCCGGCAAGCAGGTGCTGGTGCTCGTCGAGATCAAGGCCCGCTTCGACGAACAGGCCAACATCAAGTGGGCGCGGAAGCTGGAGGAGGCCGGCTGCCACGTGGTCTACGGCCTGGTGGGGCTGAAGACGCACTGCAAGCTGTCGCTGGTGGTGCGGCAGGAGGGCGACACCCTGCGCCGCTACAGCCACGTCGGCACCGGCAACTACCACCCCAAGACCGCTCGCCTCTACGAGGACCTCGGCCTGCTCACCGCCGATCCGGAGGTCGGGGCCGACCTCTCGGACCTGTTCAACCGGCTGTCGGGCTACTCGCGGCGCACCTCCTACCGCCGGCTGCTGGTGGCACCCAGTTCGCTGCGCGACGGGCTGGTCCAGCGGATCAACCGGGAGATCGTCCACCACCGGGCCGGACGGCCCGCGCACGTGCGGTTCAAGGTCAACTCGATCGTCGACGAGGCGGTCATCGACGCGCTCTACCGGGCCTCCCGTGCCGGGGTCCCCGTCGACCTGTGGGTGCGCGGGATCTGCGCGGTGCGGCCGGGGGTGCCGGGGCTGTCGGAGAACATCCGGGTCCGCAGTGTGCTCGGGCGCTTCCTGGAACACTCCCGGATCTTCGTCTTCTGCAACGGGGACGACCCGGAGGTGTGGATCGGCAGCGCCGACATGATGCACCGCAACCTCGACCGACGGATCGAGGCCCTGGTGCGGGTCACCGACCCCGGCCACCGGGTCGCCCTCAGCCGGCTGCTGGAGACCGGGACGGCGGACACCACCGCCTCCTGGCACCTCGGCCCCGACGGCGACTGGACGCGTCACGCCGACGACGCCGAGGGCCGACCCCTGCGGAACATCCAGGAAATGCTCATCGACGCCCGGAGGCGCCGACGTGTTCCAACCACATGA
- a CDS encoding class I SAM-dependent methyltransferase, whose amino-acid sequence MGRRAVERPVGAVTRGTTHPNRLRRMDRWIAAAHGSALRRTADPAGPVAVDLGYGAAPWTAVELLGRLRAECPDVSVVGIEIDPARVEAALPYAREGLSFARGGFEVPLPDGRRPMLIRAANVLRQYDEHEVAPVWDRLRARLAPGGLLVEGTCDEIGRRHAWVAIGPEGPRTVTLAARLGSLGLPSDLAERLPKALIHRNVPGEAVHAFLRDMDRAWAAASPYAALGARQRWMRTVAEVAAHWPVVDGPRRWRQGEVTVRWDALAPGGSGRGK is encoded by the coding sequence ATGGGCAGGCGTGCGGTGGAGCGGCCGGTGGGGGCCGTCACGCGGGGGACGACTCATCCGAACCGGCTGCGGCGCATGGACCGTTGGATCGCCGCCGCGCACGGCTCGGCCCTGCGCCGCACCGCCGACCCCGCCGGCCCCGTCGCCGTGGACCTGGGGTACGGCGCGGCGCCCTGGACCGCCGTCGAACTGCTGGGACGCCTACGGGCCGAGTGTCCGGACGTGAGCGTGGTGGGGATCGAGATCGATCCGGCGCGCGTCGAGGCGGCGCTGCCGTACGCGCGCGAGGGGCTGTCCTTCGCGCGCGGCGGGTTCGAGGTGCCGCTGCCCGACGGACGGCGGCCCATGCTGATCCGTGCGGCGAACGTGCTGCGGCAGTACGACGAGCACGAGGTGGCCCCCGTGTGGGACCGGCTGCGCGCCCGGTTGGCCCCCGGCGGACTACTGGTCGAGGGAACGTGCGACGAGATCGGGCGGCGCCACGCGTGGGTGGCGATCGGCCCGGAGGGGCCGCGCACGGTGACGCTCGCGGCCCGGCTCGGCTCCCTGGGCCTCCCCTCCGACCTGGCCGAGCGGCTGCCCAAGGCGCTCATCCACCGCAACGTCCCCGGGGAGGCGGTGCACGCGTTCCTGCGGGACATGGACCGGGCCTGGGCGGCCGCCTCCCCCTACGCCGCGCTGGGCGCCCGACAGCGGTGGATGCGGACGGTGGCGGAGGTCGCGGCCCACTGGCCGGTCGTCGACGGTCCGCGCCGCTGGCGCCAGGGCGAGGTCACCGTGCGGTGGGACGCCCTGGCGCCGGGTGGGAGCGGGAGGGGGAAGTGA
- a CDS encoding CHAD domain-containing protein, with translation MLAEHLHRQATDFLRSLRLHEESAGRPESAATAAEAVRMLRASARRIGAVLQVYRPLVDTARADQLCGELVWLSGVLGRERTYEARLERLLGALHRLSSAPPEAPASSSPAASAPPVQRGSSAGGGLGIGAARAGALLDRQLTLARTRAHSAALQALGSSRFHAVADAVAVLASEAPLSGTDVDAPAELVLPPLAELAHRRATEAVEALPLTRARQSYNGEAFAHTLVVDGELDAAWNQVRLLVRLCRYASEVLGGDDPALVAAGRALDRHRDAAEAAAAAAAAARTPRIAPATAYALGVLHADQRHEVEAARFSFGRLWHPVVPDRAARPTAPAVTGAERG, from the coding sequence GTGCTCGCCGAGCACCTCCACCGGCAGGCGACCGACTTCCTGCGCAGCCTGCGACTGCACGAGGAGAGCGCGGGCCGTCCCGAGTCCGCGGCCACCGCGGCCGAGGCCGTACGGATGCTGCGGGCCTCGGCCCGTCGTATCGGCGCGGTCCTCCAGGTCTACCGGCCCCTGGTCGACACGGCCCGGGCGGACCAGCTCTGCGGCGAGCTGGTCTGGCTGTCGGGGGTGCTGGGGCGGGAGCGCACCTACGAGGCGCGGCTGGAGCGGCTGCTGGGGGCGTTGCACCGGCTGTCGTCCGCGCCGCCGGAGGCACCGGCGTCCTCCTCGCCCGCCGCGTCCGCGCCTCCCGTCCAGCGCGGCTCCTCGGCGGGCGGCGGGCTGGGGATAGGGGCCGCCCGCGCCGGCGCGCTGCTGGACAGGCAGCTCACCCTCGCCCGCACCCGCGCCCACTCCGCCGCGCTCCAGGCCCTGGGCTCCTCCCGGTTCCACGCCGTCGCCGACGCGGTCGCCGTGCTGGCCTCGGAGGCGCCGCTGTCCGGTACGGACGTCGACGCTCCGGCCGAGCTGGTGCTGCCGCCGCTGGCCGAGCTGGCCCACCGGCGGGCGACCGAGGCGGTGGAGGCGCTGCCGCTGACCCGGGCCCGACAGTCGTACAACGGCGAGGCGTTCGCCCACACCCTCGTCGTCGACGGCGAGCTGGACGCCGCCTGGAACCAGGTGCGGCTGCTGGTGCGGCTGTGTCGGTACGCCTCGGAGGTCCTCGGCGGTGACGATCCGGCGCTGGTGGCGGCGGGCCGGGCCCTGGACCGGCACCGCGACGCGGCCGAGGCGGCCGCCGCCGCCGCTGCCGCCGCCCGCACTCCCCGCATCGCGCCCGCCACCGCCTACGCGCTGGGCGTGCTCCACGCCGACCAGCGGCACGAGGTGGAGGCCGCGCGGTTCAGTTTCGGACGGCTGTGGCACCCGGTGGTCCCGGACCGCGCGGCCCGTCCGACGGCCCCGGCGGTGACCGGGGCGGAGAGAGGCTGA
- the mshA gene encoding D-inositol-3-phosphate glycosyltransferase produces the protein MSPYPSRLGRRRHRFARRPRRVAMLSVHTSPLHQPGTGDAGGMNVYIVELARQLAAHGIEVEVFTRATSGDLPPTVELAPGVLVRHVEAGPYEGLAKEELPAQLCAFTHGVMQAWAGNRPGHYDLVHSHYWLSGHVGWLAAERWGVPLVHAMHTMAKVKNAALAEGDTPEPAARVIGETQIVRAADRLVANTAEEAGQLVHHYDADPARTAVVHPGVDLARFRAADGRAAARARLGLPKDAFIPLFAGRIQPLKAPDVLLRAVRHLLDDDPGLRERLVVPVVGGPSGSGLAKPEELQKLAARLGIADIVCFRPPVGQDVLADWYRAASVLVMPSHSESFGLVAIEAQACGTPVVAAAVGGLPVAVRDGVSGFLVHGHDPAEYARALRRLVDDADLAARMGEAAARHAGGFGWDASAATTAELYAEVCAEAATERRRRQLRSVHAHR, from the coding sequence GTGAGCCCGTATCCCAGCAGGCTCGGTCGGCGGCGGCACCGGTTCGCGCGCCGGCCCCGGCGCGTGGCCATGCTCAGCGTGCACACCTCGCCGCTGCACCAGCCCGGCACCGGCGACGCCGGGGGCATGAACGTCTACATCGTCGAGCTGGCCAGACAGCTCGCCGCCCACGGCATCGAGGTGGAGGTCTTCACCCGGGCCACCAGCGGAGACCTCCCGCCCACCGTCGAACTCGCCCCCGGCGTGCTGGTGAGGCACGTGGAGGCCGGCCCCTACGAGGGGCTCGCCAAGGAGGAACTGCCCGCCCAACTGTGCGCCTTCACCCACGGCGTGATGCAGGCCTGGGCCGGGAACCGCCCCGGACACTACGACCTCGTCCACTCCCACTACTGGCTCTCCGGCCACGTCGGCTGGCTGGCCGCCGAACGGTGGGGCGTCCCCCTGGTACACGCCATGCACACCATGGCCAAGGTCAAGAACGCCGCGCTCGCCGAGGGCGACACCCCCGAACCCGCCGCCCGCGTCATCGGCGAGACGCAGATCGTGCGGGCCGCCGACCGGCTGGTGGCCAACACCGCCGAGGAGGCCGGCCAACTCGTCCACCACTACGACGCCGACCCCGCCCGCACGGCCGTCGTCCACCCCGGCGTCGACCTCGCGCGCTTCCGCGCCGCCGACGGCCGCGCCGCCGCCCGCGCCCGCCTCGGGCTGCCGAAGGACGCCTTCATACCCCTGTTCGCCGGCCGGATACAGCCCCTGAAGGCCCCCGACGTCCTGCTGCGCGCCGTCCGCCACCTCCTCGACGACGACCCCGGCCTGCGCGAACGCCTGGTCGTCCCCGTCGTCGGCGGGCCCAGCGGCAGTGGGCTGGCCAAGCCCGAGGAACTCCAGAAGCTCGCCGCCCGCCTCGGCATCGCCGACATCGTGTGCTTCCGGCCACCGGTCGGGCAGGACGTCCTGGCCGACTGGTACCGCGCGGCCAGCGTGCTGGTGATGCCGTCCCACAGCGAGTCCTTCGGCCTGGTGGCGATCGAGGCGCAGGCGTGTGGCACCCCGGTCGTCGCGGCGGCCGTCGGGGGGCTGCCGGTGGCGGTGCGCGACGGGGTGAGCGGCTTCCTGGTCCACGGGCACGACCCGGCCGAGTACGCGCGGGCCCTGCGACGGCTGGTCGACGACGCCGACCTGGCCGCCCGGATGGGCGAGGCCGCCGCCCGTCACGCGGGCGGCTTCGGCTGGGACGCGTCCGCCGCCACCACGGCCGAGCTGTACGCGGAGGTGTGCGCCGAGGCGGCGACCGAACGCCGGCGCCGCCAACTACGATCGGTGCATGCCCATCGGTGA
- a CDS encoding LPXTG cell wall anchor domain-containing protein: MPIVNRSTARLLGAGAVALLLSAGGATTAVAHSGGDGWGGGKSSDFRPGEGAGSKSAADNCEFSLDGETWHSSVKLDTVRLKPAADGTVHLSVRTAREAGSCTASLAAYRTHGPTWETSGAQVFHDFDTVSLGRGEVDTLDIAVPDEGCYAQLDLYRGNTRFDGGTGEGHGPLPIGPDRPVIKDKLIAAWNGGTRECLDETPAPTPSEPSEPAGTPSETPPESGEPTPPASEAPTGTPTEASTESAPPSGPEETAPGGESPQAPEASESAVPSAGSETGSSSGTGGLAETGSGTVGPVAAGAAALLLAGGGVLYSLRRRRAVGN, from the coding sequence ATGCCCATAGTGAATCGCTCCACCGCGCGGCTGCTGGGCGCGGGCGCCGTCGCCCTGCTGCTCTCCGCCGGTGGCGCCACCACCGCCGTCGCCCACTCCGGTGGCGACGGCTGGGGCGGGGGGAAGTCCTCCGACTTCCGGCCGGGGGAGGGCGCGGGCAGCAAGTCCGCTGCCGACAACTGCGAGTTCTCCCTCGACGGGGAGACCTGGCACTCCTCCGTCAAGCTGGACACCGTCCGCCTGAAGCCCGCCGCGGACGGCACGGTCCACCTCTCCGTCCGGACCGCCCGGGAGGCCGGTTCCTGCACCGCCTCCCTCGCCGCGTACCGCACCCACGGCCCCACCTGGGAGACCTCCGGTGCCCAGGTGTTCCACGACTTCGACACCGTCTCCCTGGGGAGGGGGGAGGTCGACACCCTGGACATCGCGGTGCCCGACGAGGGCTGCTACGCACAGCTCGACCTCTACCGCGGCAACACCAGGTTCGACGGCGGCACCGGCGAGGGGCACGGGCCGCTGCCCATCGGCCCGGACCGCCCGGTGATCAAGGACAAGCTGATCGCCGCCTGGAACGGCGGTACGCGCGAGTGCCTCGACGAGACGCCCGCCCCGACCCCGAGCGAGCCCTCGGAGCCCGCCGGGACCCCCTCCGAGACTCCTCCGGAGTCCGGTGAGCCCACTCCGCCCGCTTCGGAGGCTCCCACGGGGACTCCCACGGAGGCCTCCACGGAGTCGGCGCCCCCGAGCGGCCCGGAGGAGACCGCCCCCGGCGGTGAGTCCCCGCAGGCCCCGGAGGCCTCCGAGTCCGCGGTCCCGTCCGCCGGGTCCGAGACCGGGTCCTCGTCCGGAACCGGCGGGTTGGCCGAGACCGGCAGCGGCACCGTCGGTCCCGTCGCCGCCGGCGCCGCCGCGCTGCTGCTGGCCGGTGGTGGCGTGCTCTACAGCCTCCGGCGCCGCCGGGCCGTCGGGAACTGA
- the mshD gene encoding mycothiol synthase, with product MSDVVVVDEVSAEVVRDAQRLIDESARVDGQHAVSEQGRLQLRGGRRAGVRHLLVRERGELVGYGQLEDTDPVEAPSGEFVVHPDHRGKGYGHALGRALLESSGRRLRVWAHGGHPAARHLARTLGLSLFRELRQMRMPLTGLDLPEPALPDGVRLRTFVPGRDDAAWLAANAAAFAHHPEQGGMTRRDLDDRMAEPWFDPKGFFLAVRDDGKGNEGLVGFHWTKVHSADQLGEVYVVGVVPGAQGGGLGRALTTVGLRYLARDRGLPTAMLYVDADNTAAVTVYERLGFRVHEVDLMYRTEG from the coding sequence ATGAGCGACGTGGTGGTTGTGGACGAGGTGTCGGCCGAAGTCGTACGGGACGCTCAGCGCCTGATCGACGAGTCGGCCCGGGTGGACGGACAGCACGCCGTCTCCGAACAGGGCAGGCTCCAGCTGCGCGGCGGTCGCCGCGCGGGCGTGCGGCACCTGCTGGTGAGGGAGCGCGGGGAACTGGTCGGATACGGTCAACTGGAGGACACCGACCCGGTCGAGGCGCCCTCCGGTGAGTTCGTCGTCCACCCGGACCACCGCGGCAAGGGGTACGGACACGCCCTCGGCCGCGCCCTGCTGGAGAGCTCCGGCAGGCGGCTGCGGGTGTGGGCGCACGGCGGCCATCCGGCCGCCCGACACCTGGCCCGGACGCTGGGACTGTCCCTCTTCCGCGAACTGCGGCAGATGCGCATGCCGCTGACCGGCCTCGACCTGCCCGAACCCGCCCTGCCCGACGGGGTGCGGCTGCGGACCTTCGTCCCCGGCCGGGACGACGCCGCCTGGCTGGCCGCCAACGCCGCCGCCTTCGCCCACCACCCCGAGCAGGGCGGCATGACCCGGCGCGACCTGGACGACCGCATGGCCGAGCCGTGGTTCGACCCCAAGGGCTTCTTCCTCGCCGTGCGCGACGACGGGAAGGGGAACGAGGGACTCGTCGGCTTCCACTGGACGAAGGTCCACAGCGCCGACCAGCTCGGCGAGGTCTACGTCGTCGGCGTCGTCCCCGGAGCCCAGGGCGGCGGGCTGGGCCGGGCCCTGACGACGGTGGGGCTGCGCTACCTCGCCCGCGACCGGGGACTGCCCACCGCGATGCTCTACGTGGACGCCGACAACACCGCCGCCGTGACGGTCTACGAACGGCTGGGCTTCCGCGTCCACGAGGTGGACCTGATGTACCGCACGGAAGGCTGA